In a genomic window of Pseudomonas oryzihabitans:
- a CDS encoding putative hydro-lyase, with amino-acid sequence MNPLKAAQDAAIAAAREARARYRDGLVAPSAGVAPGMTQANLIALPRDWAYDFLLYAQRNPQACPVLDVTDAGSYATPLAEGADLRTDLPLYRVWRDGVLVEEVADGRAAWAEHADLVTFLIGCSFTFETGLLEAGIEIRHITDGCNVPMYRTNRACRPAGRLHGEMVVSMRPIPAERVAEAATITARYPAVHGAPVHIGEPARLGIADLARPDFGDAVRVEPGEIPVFWGCGVTPQAAVMASKVPFAITHAPGHMFITDVPDRTYHV; translated from the coding sequence ATGAATCCGCTCAAAGCCGCCCAGGATGCCGCCATCGCCGCCGCCCGCGAGGCCCGCGCCCGCTACCGCGACGGTCTGGTCGCCCCCAGTGCCGGCGTCGCCCCCGGCATGACCCAGGCCAATCTCATCGCCCTGCCACGCGACTGGGCCTACGACTTCCTGCTCTATGCCCAGCGCAATCCCCAGGCCTGCCCGGTGCTGGACGTCACCGACGCCGGCAGCTACGCCACGCCGCTGGCCGAGGGCGCTGACCTGCGTACCGACCTGCCGCTGTATCGCGTCTGGCGCGACGGGGTGCTGGTGGAAGAAGTGGCCGATGGCCGCGCCGCCTGGGCCGAGCACGCGGACCTGGTGACCTTCCTGATCGGCTGCAGCTTCACCTTCGAGACCGGCCTGCTGGAAGCCGGCATCGAGATCCGCCACATCACCGACGGCTGCAACGTGCCCATGTACCGCACCAACCGCGCCTGCCGTCCGGCGGGCCGCCTGCATGGCGAGATGGTGGTGTCCATGCGCCCCATTCCCGCCGAGCGGGTCGCCGAGGCGGCCACCATCACCGCTCGCTATCCGGCGGTGCATGGCGCCCCGGTGCATATCGGCGAGCCGGCGCGGCTGGGCATCGCCGACCTGGCGCGGCCGGACTTCGGTGATGCGGTGCGCGTCGAGCCGGGCGAGATCCCGGTGTTCTGGGGCTGCGGCGTCACCCCCCAGGCGGCGGTCATGGCCTCCAAGGTGCCCTTCGCCATCACCCATGCGCCCGGCCACATGTTCATCACCGACGTGCCCGATCGCACCTATCACGTCTAG
- a CDS encoding LamB/YcsF family protein, which produces MPTIDLNSDLGESFGQWRMGDDAAMLDIVTSANVACGFHAGDPAGILRTLQAAAAKGVAVGAHVAYPDLVGFGRRNLDIASDELTADVLYQIGALQALARAAGTRVTYVKPHGALYNTIAQDPRQAQAVIAALRQLDEGLVLVCLAGSPLLGWAREAGLTCVAEAFADRAYTPEGTLVSRRLPGAVLHDAELVAQRMLRLVQDGVVEAIDGSLTPIEAESICVHGDSPGAVDMARALRRHLELAGVTPRAFTEVPS; this is translated from the coding sequence ATGCCAACCATCGATCTGAATAGCGACCTGGGTGAAAGCTTCGGCCAGTGGCGAATGGGTGACGATGCCGCCATGCTCGACATCGTCACCAGCGCCAACGTCGCCTGTGGTTTCCACGCCGGCGATCCGGCCGGCATCCTGCGCACCCTGCAGGCCGCCGCCGCCAAGGGTGTCGCGGTGGGCGCCCATGTCGCCTACCCCGACCTGGTGGGCTTCGGCCGGCGCAACCTGGACATCGCCAGCGACGAGCTGACCGCCGATGTGCTCTACCAGATCGGCGCCCTGCAGGCCCTGGCACGCGCCGCCGGGACGCGGGTGACCTACGTCAAGCCGCACGGCGCCCTGTACAACACCATCGCCCAAGACCCACGCCAGGCGCAGGCGGTGATCGCCGCCCTGCGCCAGCTCGACGAAGGCCTGGTGCTGGTCTGCCTGGCCGGTTCGCCGCTGCTCGGCTGGGCACGGGAAGCCGGTCTGACCTGCGTCGCCGAGGCCTTCGCCGATCGCGCCTACACGCCAGAGGGCACCCTGGTCTCGCGGCGCCTGCCTGGCGCGGTGCTGCACGATGCCGAACTCGTCGCCCAACGCATGCTGCGCCTGGTGCAGGACGGCGTGGTGGAGGCCATCGACGGTAGCCTGACGCCCATCGAGGCCGAGTCCATCTGCGTGCACGGCGACAGCCCCGGCGCGGTGGACATGGCCCGTGCCCTGCGTCGTCATCTCGAACTCGCCGGGGTGACCCCTCGCGCCTTCACGGAGGTCCCCTCATGA